Part of the Musa acuminata AAA Group cultivar baxijiao unplaced genomic scaffold, Cavendish_Baxijiao_AAA HiC_scaffold_1138, whole genome shotgun sequence genome, TAAAGCCTAGTTAGTAGATTGTGTTTGATATATAAACTAAACCTAATTTGATCTCCCACGTAAACAAACGTCGTCCTAACGCAAGATGTTAGAACCGCCTGAGATGAGAGAGATCATACCAAGCACCCGACCCAAGGAAGATGCTGGCTGTAAAGAGAGCCTGATCCGTTAAATTGCTCCTCTGTGCAAAGCAGGAACACATCACATGCACCGGTGGCCCGCCTTTGCCTAAAAGCCGAAATAGAAAGGTCAACAGAGGGGTACCTCCTCTGCCACTGCATGCATGAGCATGGCGGAGAGGCAGGTACCAACAGAGGCGATGGTTTCGGAGTGATAATAGTTGGGAAGTTAACAGCATTTCTTGACTCCATCCTTTTGCTGTTTTTGGGCCCAACTCTTTGACTCTCGACTCCACATTAAACACCTAGAAAGTGCAAGATGCTGATGGTTAAAGGAGAGATCTGTCGCTCTTTCACAGATGCACGAGTAATTGATCGATGGACGTCCTCGCAAGAATTTTCCTTGTAATTTTGAGTGATCGAATCATATGGAAGACATGATGGTCCAGTGCACCTAACCAGCTTTTTTCCGATGAGGGTACGTCAAACATATGGCCCGGCCGCTATGGGTGGGAACAGAGACACACACCAAGCCGTGGATCTCGAGTGATACTGTGTGGTCGACCTAGCTACTCGCATTTTGATCATCAGGTCGGTGAGATGAAGGACAAAGTGAAGACAGAGGTTTCGTGTGATATGGTCGCGGATGATTTATCCTAAGTGGCGTCGATGGATTAACTCGTCATCGCTAGCATGCGAAGTTGGAGGGAAGCCACTAACCTTGATGTATGTGTCGATGGCCCGATAGAGCCCATCGTCCATGGCGCGCGCGTGGGCCGGCAGCGAGCTTGCGAGCTCCTCGAACTCAGCGACGGTGAGCCCGGCGTCGACAGCGACCTCTGCCAGGTACGAGTCCACCAGCTTCGCCACCCTCGCAAGGGCGGCGCCACTCTTCGCCGCCGCACCGCCGTCGTCAGTCCCTGCGAACCTCTGTACCAGTCTCAGCACCAGGCCGACGTCCAGAAGCGTACCGCACGTGTGGCTGAAGGCGGGAATCATCAGCTCCTTGAGCGAGGCTTCGTCCAGCTGAGCGGCGGCACGCGCCTCGAGCTCCCGCACGCACGACGGCTCCGCGCCGACCATGCTCGCCGTGCGTAGCAGCTTCAGCAGAAAATCGCATGGGATGGAGCCCTTCTCGGTTGGGAGGACGGAGGCCAGGGTCTCGATGAAGAAGCGCTTCTTTAGCCAGGCAGCGGTGGGGCTCTCCGGCGTGGGGCCCGCGGATGCGCGGCCAAAAAGCTCCGGGAGCCAGCGGGAGGCGTAGTGGGAGAGAATGGAGCCGAGAAGCTCGGGGCGGACGCCTTTGGCTTTGATGCCGGTGAGGGTCTTGGCGAAGTGGTCCAGGTCTTGGACGCAGGAGTTGTCAAGCCAGCTTAGTTCGCCCGGGGCCGAATGGTGGCTGTGGCGGTCGTCGTGAGACGGCGGCGGAGGCAGGGGTGATGGAAGTTTCTCCTTCCTGCTGCTGCAGTTGGGAGAGGCAGAAGACATTGTTATCGTTTTGGTTTGGAGGGAGAGAAGGAGGTGGTGCTGGTGGTGGAACTGGAACGCTACTAGCTTCTTGTAGGGTGGTGGTATGGGCTCCGTTCGTGAGGAGGGAACAGTGTTCAGGATTCACGAGAggtactatatatatgtatatctcgtAGAAAGTGGAGATGAGTGCGACCTTCGATGCTTCGCCTGTCTAAATGATAAGCTGGTTCTGTAAAGGTAAAAGAAGTTGCATCAAAGACTACCTTCACATTTCGTGATTTCTGCTCGTTACCATTTCCAAAACTCTACTTTATCTTCACCCGATGACCCCTCCCCCGCTCGTACATGTAGCTAAAGAAAAAGGCACTGCTAGAGATGAATTCATAGGCGAACTGTATGCTTTTGTGTTCTAACTGGTCGGTAAGAAATCTATCGGTTAAGGCAGAAGTGTGATGCCGTCGACTATTTTGGTACAGAACCAACAGGAACATGCTGATAGTATGTATAGTTTGGCAGAGCACATACACTAAATAATTCAAAGTGTTGTCCGGGTCAGGGCATCTATGCTAAGCAGTAGCTCTcccaaaaagaatatttttcttaCGGTACAGCTCGGAATCTTAAAAATGGCTCACCAATTCCATGACCGATACGTGAATTACTGAGTCTCCACAGGCCAACAGGCTACCGATTGTTTTATACTGTTGGAAATATAACATGCAAATAAAGATCAGCATACGAACAGACGGGGACCGAAAAGGTTTGTTTGCAGGTGGGACAGATGATAGAAGACGACAAATGAGGACCAATTTATGCAGTATTACCTTTGTACGAAAACACATTTACAAGGTTAACAATGACCACTCTCCTCCTCGGCTAAAAGAAAGGCTAACGATGACAACAGGCTAAGGATATGTTGGCCGGATCGTTGTTGTTTCTCTGGGTTAACCCGGTGTCCCGAACGTGCGGCAATGCTACGTCTCCAACACTCACACGGTCACTGGGCTTCTCCCCTTCCCTCCGCCCTGTTTTACGCAACTTGGGACTTGAATGTTCCTTCAGCTCAAACCAACCAAGTGGAGCGGATCAACATTCCGATACCTGAGCTGGACTTCCAAGTACAGATGTGCAGAAGCTACAGAAGGCATGTTAGCTGATTCCCTTCATAATTAGATAGAGAAGGCCAAATAGCGACTGAAA contains:
- the LOC135671095 gene encoding root phototropism protein 3-like, with product MSSASPNCSSRKEKLPSPLPPPPSHDDRHSHHSAPGELSWLDNSCVQDLDHFAKTLTGIKAKGVRPELLGSILSHYASRWLPELFGRASAGPTPESPTAAWLKKRFFIETLASVLPTEKGSIPCDFLLKLLRTASMVGAEPSCVRELEARAAAQLDEASLKELMIPAFSHTCGTLLDVGLVLRLVQRFAGTDDGGAAAKSGAALARVAKLVDSYLAEVAVDAGLTVAEFEELASSLPAHARAMDDGLYRAIDTYIKAHPSTSKQERKTLCGLIDARKLSAEASLHAAQNERLPVRSVIQVLFSEHTKLNRLTDWSGSFSGSRSPNPAALEPPGRCPSKREVLVQQQEMRRLRDDVARLQLHCHALQAQIDKLTCVKKKRGFFRWASFLFLFRTTSDVVEKVEDYELGAERPTPMRTKKGRLAQGKGTPAKWRNSLS